In one Agathobacter rectalis ATCC 33656 genomic region, the following are encoded:
- a CDS encoding LacI family DNA-binding transcriptional regulator: MGKKQVTFADIAEYTHFSKTTISRYFNHPDSLTLENQEKISRALDELGYKKNKLAKVLANGKSEFVGIIVPNLYLHYYSEMLTQLLATYANYHYKFLVFMSDKGAAEEENYIDELLAYQIEGLIVLSHTLSSEKLASYHIPIVAIERESMHISSVTSDNYMGALQATSLLIRDKCDILIHINVDVPKYVPAYDRIRAFEDTCTEHNIPYELSLNVSGDSYNDLFSQMKVIFNNIDEKYPDKKKGVFLANDTYANMFLNLVIQKYGCLPDSYEIVGFDNSPIANEAIIPITTIGQQIDVIARTAMDLLVKQMENRKQRKPEPDLAPTHKKIAPVLIRRETTS; encoded by the coding sequence ATGGGAAAAAAACAGGTTACATTTGCAGATATTGCGGAATATACACATTTTTCAAAAACAACGATTTCAAGATATTTCAATCATCCGGACTCTCTGACACTAGAGAATCAGGAAAAGATTTCCCGTGCGCTTGATGAGCTCGGCTATAAGAAGAATAAGCTCGCAAAGGTTCTCGCAAACGGTAAGAGCGAGTTTGTCGGCATAATAGTGCCAAACCTTTACCTGCACTACTACTCTGAGATGCTCACACAGCTTTTAGCCACTTACGCTAACTATCACTATAAGTTTCTCGTCTTTATGAGTGACAAGGGGGCGGCTGAGGAAGAAAACTACATTGATGAACTTTTAGCTTATCAGATAGAGGGTCTTATCGTGCTAAGTCACACTCTCTCATCTGAAAAGCTTGCTTCATACCACATTCCAATTGTCGCAATCGAGCGAGAATCCATGCATATAAGCAGTGTCACCTCCGACAACTATATGGGTGCGCTTCAGGCCACATCTCTTTTAATACGTGACAAATGTGACATCCTCATCCATATCAATGTAGATGTACCAAAGTATGTCCCGGCTTACGACAGAATCCGTGCGTTTGAGGACACCTGTACCGAGCACAATATTCCCTATGAGCTCAGCCTGAACGTATCCGGTGATTCGTACAACGATTTATTTTCTCAGATGAAGGTGATTTTTAACAATATAGATGAGAAATATCCTGATAAAAAGAAAGGGGTATTCCTGGCAAACGACACATATGCCAACATGTTTTTGAACCTTGTCATACAAAAATACGGCTGCCTGCCGGACAGCTATGAGATAGTCGGCTTCGACAATTCACCAATTGCCAACGAAGCCATAATTCCAATCACCACCATCGGCCAGCAGATAGATGTAATCGCAAGAACCGCCATGGATTTACTCGTTAAGCAGATGGAAAACCGCAAGCAAAGAAAGCCAGAACCCGATTTGGCGCCAACGCACAAAAAGATAGCGCCTGTGCTGATCCGCAGGGAGACAACCAGCTAG
- a CDS encoding ABC transporter permease has product MKEKKQSLKSKVTYVKKNWMLYIFFLMPALLLTIIFKYVPMGGLLIAFKDYNVIKGVLGSPWVGLEYFKRFLSSPDFMNYLMNTLKVSIYGLLWGFPVPIILALLLNRIRKEGIKKKIQLLIYAPNFISVIVLCGMVRMFLSPIGPMNKLLGISTNWMTMPAAFRTIYIASGIWQGAGWASIMYTAALSNASKELEEAARMDGANIFQQMWYVELPAIKNIIVIQFILQAGNIMSIGFEKAYALQTDMNLPASEILSTYVYRIGLLNGDYGYSTAVGLFNSVINVILLIIVNAVVKKLNDGEGI; this is encoded by the coding sequence ATGAAAGAAAAAAAGCAGTCATTGAAAAGCAAAGTGACATATGTGAAGAAAAACTGGATGTTGTACATATTTTTCCTTATGCCGGCACTTTTACTGACAATTATATTCAAGTATGTTCCGATGGGCGGACTGCTCATAGCATTCAAGGATTACAATGTCATAAAGGGTGTGCTGGGGAGTCCATGGGTCGGGCTTGAATATTTCAAGAGATTTTTATCATCACCTGATTTTATGAACTACCTTATGAATACGTTAAAGGTAAGTATTTACGGATTGTTATGGGGATTTCCGGTACCGATCATACTTGCACTGCTTCTGAATCGTATTCGCAAAGAGGGCATCAAGAAAAAGATACAGCTTCTGATTTACGCACCAAATTTTATCTCAGTTATTGTACTTTGTGGTATGGTTCGTATGTTTTTATCACCAATCGGACCTATGAACAAGCTGCTCGGTATCAGCACAAACTGGATGACAATGCCGGCTGCATTCAGGACAATCTACATAGCGAGCGGCATCTGGCAGGGAGCAGGCTGGGCTTCAATCATGTACACAGCGGCATTATCCAATGCGAGCAAGGAGCTTGAGGAGGCAGCGAGAATGGATGGAGCAAACATCTTCCAGCAGATGTGGTATGTTGAGCTTCCGGCTATTAAGAATATTATAGTGATACAGTTCATCCTGCAGGCAGGAAATATTATGAGTATCGGTTTCGAGAAAGCCTATGCGTTACAGACAGATATGAACTTACCGGCATCGGAAATTCTTTCTACATATGTATACAGAATCGGACTTTTGAATGGAGACTATGGTTATTCAACAGCGGTTGGTCTTTTCAACTCGGTAATCAACGTAATATTGCTGATTATAGTCAATGCGGTTGTAAAGAAGCTAAACGATGGTGAAGGAATCTAG
- a CDS encoding carbohydrate ABC transporter permease → MEKDMTIKIKYSRTDKIVLGIGYTLLGLFVLAIIVPLVYVVLASFMDPTVLNNQGLSFNIKDWTIDAYRRVLENDMIWRGFFNSFFYSIAFAAISVFVTILAAYPMSKKEFVGRKFFNVIFIITMFFGGGMIPTFILINQLHMVNTVWAILIPGAFNVWNMILARTYYQSVPNELREASAIDGANEIQHFFKIMLPVCKPIIAVLMLWSFVGMWNSYFDAMIYLNDANLQPLQLVLRSILVQNTPQPGMIADIQSTAEMAKVAEQLKYATIVVSSLPLLIMYPFFQKYFDKGIMVGSVKG, encoded by the coding sequence ATGGAAAAAGATATGACGATAAAAATCAAATATTCACGGACTGATAAAATTGTTCTTGGAATTGGATATACACTTCTTGGGTTGTTTGTGCTTGCAATAATTGTTCCGTTAGTATATGTAGTGCTGGCATCTTTCATGGATCCGACAGTACTTAACAATCAGGGACTGAGCTTCAACATAAAGGACTGGACTATTGATGCATACAGACGAGTTCTGGAAAATGACATGATATGGCGCGGATTTTTTAATTCGTTTTTTTACTCAATAGCGTTTGCGGCAATCTCAGTATTTGTCACAATCCTGGCAGCATATCCTATGTCTAAAAAGGAATTTGTCGGAAGAAAATTTTTCAATGTGATTTTTATTATCACAATGTTTTTTGGAGGAGGAATGATTCCTACATTCATCCTTATAAATCAGCTCCATATGGTAAACACCGTATGGGCAATCCTCATTCCGGGCGCTTTCAATGTGTGGAATATGATTTTGGCGAGAACCTATTATCAGTCAGTGCCAAATGAGCTTCGTGAGGCATCAGCCATCGACGGAGCAAATGAAATACAGCATTTCTTTAAGATTATGCTTCCGGTTTGTAAGCCGATTATTGCGGTGCTTATGCTTTGGTCATTTGTAGGAATGTGGAACAGCTACTTTGATGCAATGATTTACCTGAATGACGCAAATCTCCAGCCATTACAGCTTGTACTGCGTTCAATTCTCGTGCAGAATACACCTCAGCCGGGCATGATTGCAGATATCCAGAGTACAGCTGAGATGGCAAAGGTTGCAGAGCAGCTCAAGTACGCTACAATTGTTGTATCAAGTTTACCACTTTTGATTATGTATCCATTTTTCCAGAAATATTTTGATAAAGGAATCATGGTTGGATCTGTTAAGGGCTAA